The proteins below are encoded in one region of Enhydrobacter sp.:
- a CDS encoding DUF2924 domain-containing protein: protein MRSDGDAREAEIRRLDDLGLDELRKLCGPVLGAVPVHHGVHMLRRRLAYELQARALGDLPLETQRRLRRLHQSFRADPQHKPMPRRPLKPGLVLTRSWQGVLHQVQVTDQGFDYRGERFASLSEVARRITGTRWSGPLFFGLKRTRP, encoded by the coding sequence AGATGCCCGGGAGGCCGAGATCCGACGACTGGACGATCTCGGCCTCGACGAGCTGCGCAAGCTCTGCGGCCCGGTGCTGGGGGCGGTGCCGGTGCACCACGGCGTCCACATGCTGCGGCGTCGACTGGCTTATGAGCTGCAGGCCAGGGCGCTGGGCGACCTGCCTTTGGAGACCCAGCGGCGGCTGCGGCGCCTGCATCAGTCCTTCAGGGCCGATCCGCAGCACAAGCCGATGCCCAGGCGCCCCCTCAAGCCCGGCCTAGTGCTGACGCGGAGCTGGCAGGGAGTACTGCACCAGGTCCAAGTGACGGACCAGGGCTTCGACTATCGTGGCGAACGGTTCGCCTCCCTGTCGGAAGTGGCCAGGCGCATCACCGGCACCCGCTGGTCGGGGCCTTTGTTCTTCGGCCTGAAGAGGACACGACCGTGA
- a CDS encoding recombinase family protein: MSPKVKRCAIYTRKSSEEGLEQAFNSLDAQREACEAYIKSQAHEGWKLVKTAYDDGGFSGGTMERPALQRLMADLRQGLVDVIVVYKIDRLTRSLADFARIVETLDRQGASFVSITQQFNTTTSMGRLTLNVLLSFAQFEREVTGERIRDKIAASKRKGMWMGGNLPLGYDLQDRRLVINDREAETVRYIYQQYLELGAVSALQTELRQQGIVSKAWVSGSGRQKGGLGYSRGALYYLLRNPLYVGRIAHRGATYDGQHSAIVPQELWDQVQAMLTRNRRGTHRTARAAQPCLLAGYLYDDRGHLMSPSHSRKTTGQRYRYYVSQALLQGRADEAGSVRRVSAEAIESIVDRRLCEALPPQQQQAWSKSSIDQKRIRLRHLVECVIISRDSVEIKVTEAGRETLAEADSGVLSIVTVLKAAAGGKQIVSRHASMARADRSLVKAIVWARDLRQRLEREGASLDELARQEGCSRPYVSSMIKLAYLAPTITQAILDGTQPASLTLADLMKRDVPVNWTDQRRAFGFL; the protein is encoded by the coding sequence GTGAGTCCCAAGGTCAAACGCTGCGCGATCTATACCCGAAAGTCGTCGGAGGAGGGGCTGGAGCAGGCATTCAACTCCCTCGACGCTCAGCGCGAAGCCTGTGAAGCGTATATAAAGAGTCAGGCCCACGAAGGCTGGAAGCTCGTAAAGACCGCCTACGACGATGGTGGCTTCTCCGGCGGCACGATGGAGCGGCCGGCATTGCAGCGGCTGATGGCTGATCTGCGGCAGGGGCTGGTCGATGTAATCGTCGTCTACAAGATCGATCGGCTGACCCGGTCGTTGGCGGACTTCGCTCGCATCGTCGAGACGCTAGACCGGCAGGGCGCCTCGTTCGTGTCGATCACCCAACAGTTCAACACCACGACGTCGATGGGACGGCTTACGCTGAACGTGCTGCTCTCCTTCGCCCAGTTCGAGCGCGAGGTCACGGGCGAGCGCATCCGCGACAAGATCGCGGCTTCGAAACGCAAAGGGATGTGGATGGGCGGCAACCTGCCGCTCGGCTACGACCTGCAGGACCGCCGGCTCGTGATCAACGACCGGGAAGCCGAGACTGTCCGATACATCTACCAGCAGTACCTAGAGCTTGGCGCGGTCTCCGCGCTTCAGACCGAGCTCCGGCAGCAAGGCATCGTCAGCAAGGCCTGGGTCTCGGGCAGTGGCCGGCAGAAGGGTGGCCTGGGCTACAGCCGCGGCGCGCTATATTACCTGCTGCGCAATCCGCTTTATGTCGGCCGGATCGCCCATCGCGGAGCAACATACGACGGTCAGCATTCGGCGATTGTGCCGCAGGAGCTATGGGATCAGGTGCAGGCGATGCTGACCCGCAATCGCCGTGGCACGCATCGAACCGCAAGAGCGGCCCAACCCTGTCTCTTGGCGGGGTATCTATACGACGATCGGGGCCACCTGATGAGCCCGTCGCACAGCCGCAAGACGACGGGGCAGCGCTATCGTTACTATGTTAGCCAGGCGCTGTTGCAAGGACGGGCGGACGAAGCGGGATCCGTTCGGCGTGTGTCGGCCGAGGCCATTGAATCCATCGTCGACCGGAGACTTTGCGAGGCGCTGCCACCACAGCAGCAGCAGGCATGGTCAAAATCCTCCATCGACCAAAAGCGCATCCGCCTCAGGCATCTGGTCGAGTGCGTCATAATCAGTCGCGACAGCGTCGAGATCAAGGTGACCGAGGCAGGGCGTGAGACGCTGGCAGAGGCTGACTCCGGAGTGTTGAGCATTGTGACCGTGCTGAAGGCAGCAGCGGGAGGAAAGCAGATCGTCTCCCGCCACGCTTCTATGGCGCGAGCCGATCGTTCTCTCGTGAAGGCGATCGTCTGGGCGCGAGATCTGCGCCAGCGTCTGGAGCGGGAAGGCGCATCGCTGGACGAGCTGGCGCGGCAGGAAGGCTGCTCGCGACCCTACGTGAGCAGCATGATCAAGCTGGCTTACCTCGCGCCCACGATCACGCAGGCCATTCTCGACGGGACCCAGCCCGCCTCCCTCACCCTGGCTGACCTGATGAAGCGCGACGTTCCGGTCAATTGGACCGACCAGCGTCGCGCCTTCGGCTTCCTTTAG